The sequence below is a genomic window from Candidatus Sungiibacteriota bacterium.
GCAGCCATAATTTGGCCTGCGCGAGACTGGCATTTTATCAGGATCAAGATTTAGTTTACCCGTAATTTCAAAAAATGCCGCTTTTTCTGATTCTGCCTGCTTTCGTCTTCCAAGACGAATGTAGCAATTATACATATCCCGTTCCCAATTTCCGGTGCCAACGTTGGTGCCGACAGAAATTACCCCGTCTTCAAACTGCTTTCCGGTCTCAACTTCAAGAAGGGCCAATAAAAACGCGGTCCTAATTCCGGCGCGCTTGGCCGCAAGATCCGCAAAACGAATAGCATCTTCTGCCGTAATCCCTGTTTTTTCCAAATAAAAGAGCTGGGTTTTTAGGGTCGCAATGTCCCTCTTTTTTGACTTCAAAAGCTGCTGGAAAAGAGCTTCTTTGCCTTTGGTAAGACGGAGCAGTTCTTCTTTTTCTTTCTTTTTTTGCGCAAGAAATCTTCGTTCCACTTCCTGTAGCGATCGTAGATCTTGTTGCTCTTCTTCAAATTCTTCCAGTTCAACTTTTTCTTTTTCCAGAAGCGTCTTATCCTCTTTAAATTCGCCTACTGCCTCTTGTATATTAGATTGCACCCGCTGGAGACTATTTAGAGAGTTGAAAAAATCGGACAAATTTTGATTTTTTAAAAGTATAGTGAGAGCATTATCCTGATCATATGCGTAAAGAAGGAAAAGACTTGCGCCCAGGGCGCGTCTGGACTTGTCAATTTTTTTGGCAAGCATTGCAATGCCTGCGCTTTTAGCCTGAATCTCAAGGGCGGTTTTTTTAATCACAAGCGCAAGACGTTTAATCTCAAGCTCGCGGCGTTTTATTTCTGTGTTAACCGTCTCAGTTTCGTTGGCGAGAGTCCGCGCTTCCCCCTGTACTTGCTGCAAATTTTTATCAAGTTCATTAGCTTCCTGCTCAAGCCTCTGCAACTGTCTTTCAAGCTCTGCGCGTTTGACAGGATCAAGCTCTTGGGCGTAAGCAGCTGTGCAGCCGGCCAGCAAAAATAGTCCCAGTGCTGCTGGGAAAATCCAACAAGATACCCTGTATTTGGATACCATGAGTTTATTATATCACTCTTCCTTCTCCTCGCCAGCCGTTTCTTCCACCACTTTCGTCTCTTCCTTTATTTCTCGTTCTGTTTTAACTTCTTCGGGTGCGGCCGCTGTTGAAACTTGTTCCAGCGCGGCTAACTCCTCTTCAGAACGAGGCGCCTCAATCAATACCACCACCTCGTCCGGTTCAGCCAAAATTTTCACTCCTTTTGGTGTGGGAATATCTTTTACAAAAAGTTTGGACCCAAATGCGGCAAGCCCCGAAAGGTCAATCCGCAGCTCACGCGGTAAATCCTGCGGCAGGGCTTCTACTTCAAGTTCCTGCATTACCCTTACCAAAATACCGCCTTCATTTTTAACTGCGGGCGATTCTCCAAAAAATTCAATTGAAACTTTGGTGCGGATTTCTTTATCCATGCGCACGGCATAGAAATCGGCATGAAGAGGGATGCCTTTTAGGGGGTCATTTTTTATATCATGTATTAAAACGTTATGGGACTTGCCGTCTACATCAAGTTTGATAAGTGTGGACTCCCCTGCCTCGCGGTAAACCTTTTCAAAATCTTTATACGGCACCGCAATCGGCTGGGACTTAACTTTTTCGCCATACACCACCGCAGGCAAAAAACCGGCTCTCCGAAGAGCCTTTACTTTTTTGCCTAATTCAGTTCGTGGTTGGGCCTTAAGTTCCATAATAAAAACAGTTTAACATATCTCTACAAAAAATAAAAGGGCTCCTAAATTAGGAACCCGCAACCTGGGTTGAGTTGGCTGACCTGAAGTTAGAATTAATATTGATAGCGGCAAATAAGATTATACTACCCAAGAGTAAAAAGGCACTTCCAATAAAAAATGGCACCAAAGAAGCTTTTACCGCCGTTAAAATGAGTTGTTTTCCTTCATGACTGGTGGCAATGTTGTAAAGGAGCGGTTGAAGGAACGGTTGAAGGTTGCTCTTGAGTTTTTCTTTAGTATAGTACAATTTTCTGTCCGGCGTTCTAATAAAATACAGTAACTCTACAGGTTGGAGATTTTGAAGCATTGCAATAACTGGTTTATCTGAGCCCGCGGGAATTAGTGCAAGAAATTCTGCAGGTGGAATTTCTCTATATTTACCAGCAACATTCTTATCTTCTAAGTTAATAAAAAGGCCTGGATAAAATACGGCATAATCAAGAACTGGAGAGTAAATAGCTTCTGTCACAGGAAGTTGTTCTCTATGGGCCTTGAGACCCGCACCACCGAAAACCAAACCAATCAGAATTAAAGATACGGCCGAAGCGTAAAGAATATATCTCACCTTTTTCTCCTTTGAAAAGATCCAAAATCAGTATAGCATACTTTCTAAATTCTAACCAGATTCGGCGGTGGCCTGCCTTCCAATGCCTCAATGATATTTTTTGCAGCGAGTTCGGACATGGCTTGTCTCGTTTCTTCGGTGGCAGAAGCGGTATGGGGCGTTAAAATCACATTTTCAAGTTCAGTAAGACCCGGAGCAAGCTCTGGTTCGTTTTCATAAACATCAAGGGCGGCTCCACGGATAGTGCCATTTTTTAATGCCTCCACCAGAGCTTTTTCGTCAACTATAGGACCGCGGGAGGTATTTATTAAATACGCGGATTTTTTCATAAGTTTAAGGCGTCTGGAATCAACTAAATGACGGGTGGTTGGAAGAAGCGGCACGTGGATAGATACAAAATCTGCTTCCCGAAAAACATCATCAACATTTTCTCGAAATTCCGCCGCAAATTCTTTTTCAAAGTCTTCGGAGCGCTTCACATCATGATAAATAACCTTCATATCGAATCCTTTGACAGCATGATGCGCTACGCGAGAGCCAATCCTGCCAAGGCCCACAATACCAAAAACCTTTTTTGAAATATCTGTACCAAGTAAAAGCATCGGCTCCCAACCAATGTATTTTCCGGCATGGGTAAAGCGATCCGATTCTGCAATTCTGTGGGCAATAGCAAGCATGAGAGCAAAAGTATGTTCGGCAACAGTATCGGTTAAAACTCCCGAAGTATTGGTTACCATAATCCCCCGCTCTGTTGCGGTTTTAGTGTCAATGTTATCAAACCCCACCGCATAATTTGCAAAAATTTTAACGCCGCTTGCCTTCGCTGTGTCCAAAACTTCCGCGTCAATTTTATCAGTCAGCAAAGACAGCACCGCGTCATAGCGATCTTTTTTCAAAAAATCAATCAGTTCCTCTTTTTTAAGAACGCGACCATGCGGACTTATGACAACTTCATAGCCCTTACTTTTTACCATATCTATACCCTTATTTGGAATTTGTCTGGTTACAAAAATTTTCATACTTGAAATTTAATTTAACACATTGTATAATAATATAATGACTTGGGAGGGGAGGTCAGCAATGGATCTGTGGGCTAAAGAAAAAGTATGTCTTATAAAAGCCTTTGCTTGTACGCTTGTAGCACTTCACAGAGGGCACATGTCAGCTGCCGAAGCCTAAAAGGAAATAGGTCTCTTACAAGGACAACTAACTGCTGAAGATATTGAAAATGCTAACATGGCAGCCGATCTTATAAACAGTGGGGCCGCAAAAACATCTACAGAAGCGCTAGCCAAGATTAAAAGTCAATGTATTCATTAACGGTGAGGGGCGATGGTTCAACGTCGCCCTTTTAACTTATCTTCTGACCCAAAAAGTCTTAATTTCTCTTTCACTAATTCCTTCATAGCAACAATTGCGCTCTGGTCAAGCTTATACATCGCCACTTCATCTAATTCTGTAGCCAAGCTTTCTTTTAGCGCGTTCACAAACGCCAGGCGAAGCTCGGTTGAAATATGGATATTGGCGATTCCGGCCTCAATAGCGGCCCTAATTTGGTCTTCCGGAATTCCGGAGCCGGCATGAAGCACTAATGTTACTTCTTTAGAGATACGCTCGCGGATTGCTTTAATGCGGGCAATATCAAGATGTGGTTCGTTCAAAGAAATTCCGTGTATGTTGCCAACCGCAATCGCCAGACGATCCACACCTGTTTCTTTTACAAAACGTTCCGCCTCCTCGGGCTTGGTTAAGCTCTCCGGCGGGATTTCAAAAACTTCTTTATATACTTTTGATGCTTCGGTAACAAAATAGCCAACCTCGCCTTCTACGGATATGTCTTTATCTTTTTCTCTTGCGGATGCTACTATTTCTTTGGTGCCCCCAATGTTATCTTCAAGCGAGAGTTTGGAAAGATCAATATGCACTGAATCGTATCCGGCTTCAACTGTTTCTTTGGCAGACTCTACGCTTTTACAATGATCCGCATTCAAAAAAATTGGAATGCCAAAATCTTTTCGGAAGGCATCCCGAACAGCAAGCGCTTCAATAAGCCCCATATGCTTTCTTTCTCCTTCCGAAGTGCCAATGATCGCCGGAGCGCCGACTTCTTTGCAAGCTTCCGCAATCGCCCGAACTTGATCAAATTCAGAGGCGTTAAAATGCCCAGTACTCCAATGTTCCTGACTTGCATGCTGTAAAATTTCTTTAAGTGTCATTGGACAAAATAAACTCTTTTATACCGAAAACTTGATAAAATCCTTGAGGCTAGACGAGCTATAATAAAAATCCCCAATAAGGTGATGGCCGGAAGCTGATATACACCGTTAAATGCAATAAGGCCAAGGGCAATAATAATTTCGGCCCCATTGAATATCAACCATGTATTAACCACCATTTCATCATGATAGGCCGGTTTATGCTCTTTTTTAAGACGGAAAATCCATAAGGAATCCAATATACGAAATACAATAAAGACTGCCAGAAAGGAGATAACGGTCTTTAGTGTTGCTTGAATAAAAAGGAACAGAACAAACATTATTGCCACATCAAGCATTAAATCAAGCTCCCGCTTGGGTGGATATTTCTTGAGTGTTGGAGCAGTATCCACCCAGTAATCAATTATAGAAAGATAAGCAAAAATAAAAGCCGCATATTGCCATGGCTCACGAAGATCGGGCCACCACTGAAACCCAAGTCCCAGCACAATTCCTATCATTATATCCATAAATTTTAGCGCAAAATCTTTCATAATTAAATTTTTTTAGGGAAATAATCCGCCGGCGCTTCTGCAAGATATTCCTCAAGTTTTTTTCGCGAAAGCAGGCCTTCTCGCGCGCCAACATATTGCACCACGGACATAGAATTTATAGGAGCCCACCGTAACGCCTCGGGGACGTCTAAACCCAGACAAAGCGCTACGACAAAAGTTGAGGAAAAGGCATCTCCTGCGCCAGTACGTTCATATGGAGGCTTGGGGTCGGGGTAAGAACGCATACTCCAAGCATTTTGACCATCAGATGCGTAAGCCCCGGCCGGACCGTCGGTAATCACTACTATTTTAGGACCGAGTTTATGCATCATTTGCAGTAATTTTTTAATTTCTTTTTCGTCGGTTCCCAAAATCCTCTGGGCTTCTTCTTTATTGCATAAAAACACATCCGAGCGCTCGTAAATTTTTTTCAAAACATCTTTTCCGGCCTTTATCTGGAAAGTGCCCGGCTGAAAAGCAAGTTTAATTGACGGATGGTCGTAAAGATACTTCTCTACTATTTTATGAAAAGGTAAAGAATTTCCTGCGAGGGACGAAAAATAGACCCACTTGGGTTTGTCTATTTCGGGAAGCGAATATTCAAACTCCTCATGTTTTATCAAAATCGTGCGGTCATCCTCGTACCACAAAACATAATGGTAATTTGTTTTCTGGTCTTTATGGATTTTTATAAACTCCGTGTCTACTTTTTCTTTTTTTAACGCGTCCAAACATTCCTGCCCGAAATAATCATCCCCTATGTTGGAGACAAGCGCGCTTTTTAAACCCAAACGCGAGGCGGCAACCGAAGCATTGGCGCTATTGCCTACGGCCGGCACTACATAGACTGCCTCATACGGAATTTTATCTTTGAAACGCATGCAAATAACGCATCGTTCCCTATCAATATCACAATGCACCGATGCGTCTTTTAATCGTATAAAAGCATCGGTTGCGGTGTCGCCTATGGCAATGAAATCGTAAATCATTTTAATAGTGTTGAGATTCGTTTAAGCATCCCTACAAAAGATTGCTGAATAGCTGCGAGGGTCCGCCTTATTGGACTTGAAGCGCTAATCTGTAGCCACGACACTTGCGCCACCGCCGCCCCTCCATTTTCATAATACTCCACTTTAATCCTGTGGGTTCCAGCAATGAGTGTTCTATCAAATATATAAGTGGTGGGGGCTTGGTCAAACCATTTATCAAGTATAAGCGCTCCATCTATCCAAAGCCGCAGGCCGTCATCAGTGCGAGCGGTAAAACGATGGGTTCCGGCGGTAAAATCCCAATCCCCTTCCCAGCGGACGCTGAAGTTATCCGAAGGAATAGAAGAATCTGGAGAACCATTACCCCAATCAAAGCTAATGAGCTTATCAGTCCTGACAATCTTACGGTTGGTGAAGTTACGGCTGGCGTAGTACTCGCTTCTGAAGGCATTCCTCGGAATCGTCCCATTCTGACACGAGGCAATAAAATTATTTATTGGCGAATGCGCTCCGGCTGCCGGATAGAAAACACGCACCCGATAGGACGCTCCATTCTGTAAGAGAAGCGGTCCCGAGACGCCGCTTAACCCGTTGAAGCCGTCGGGAGCAATCGTGCTTAAAGTTCCCGCAGGCAGGGATTTATTCCAAAAACCATTATTCCAATTATCATCATTATCAATATCAACTATGTAGCCTTGAGACCCGCGACCTGCTTCCGGCCAGGCAATCGTTGCTTTGGAAACGCCCCCTTCACAGAATGTATCTGCTGAAGGATTGGAAAGTACAGAGGGTGTCCCGGGAAGAGTGGCGTTAATTATTGGCTCAAGCGTGGGACAGGTCCAAATCCGTACTTCTGCTTGTCTTAGGCCCGAGCTATTCCAAACTGACCTCTGCCATCCTCCTGCGGGCCCTTGAGGACCTGCAGTAAAATGATCATGCCCGTACATTATAAAACCCCAATCATAACTTGCTCCGGGAGGCTTATCTCCGGGACCAACATCTATTCCCCACGGCTCATTGAGATTGGGATTCGGAGGCGAAGAAAGCACCAGTATCCACCGAATCCCGACCTCTCCCCCGAGGTCAAGCTTTCGCAAGGCGCTTATTTTCATACCAAAAGGTCCGGGTGTACCGCCCGTAACCTGCTGCCAGCTTTTAAATTGGCACGGCGCGGGCGCGTAATTTGCCGGTTTTTGCCAAAGCCACCAGTTATCAGTGGAACGATTGTCCGCTCCCAAAGAATACGTTTTCCCCAAATCTCCCGGAAGCGCAACGCTATTTGCGGCCAACGGCAAAATGTCGGGAAATTTGGTATTTTCCGGCCAAAATACTCCACCCCAGCCTGGATTTCCCGGACCATCAAACCAGTTAGACGGGTTTTTGCGCTGTCCCGTCTCGGCAATCCCCCAAAATGTGCCGTTAGTCCCCCAAACATCAAGAACCGGCCAAT
It includes:
- a CDS encoding lytic murein transglycosylase — translated: MVSKYRVSCWIFPAALGLFLLAGCTAAYAQELDPVKRAELERQLQRLEQEANELDKNLQQVQGEARTLANETETVNTEIKRRELEIKRLALVIKKTALEIQAKSAGIAMLAKKIDKSRRALGASLFLLYAYDQDNALTILLKNQNLSDFFNSLNSLQRVQSNIQEAVGEFKEDKTLLEKEKVELEEFEEEQQDLRSLQEVERRFLAQKKKEKEELLRLTKGKEALFQQLLKSKKRDIATLKTQLFYLEKTGITAEDAIRFADLAAKRAGIRTAFLLALLEVETGKQFEDGVISVGTNVGTGNWERDMYNCYIRLGRRKQAESEKAAFFEITGKLNLDPDKMPVSRRPNYGCGGAMGPAQFIPTTWLRFEKRVASLTGHNPSSPWNVEDAFTAAAIFLADAGADAKTEAGEIRAAKTYISGRPSCTRYVCRSYANRIISLARDIDRIL
- a CDS encoding class II fructose-bisphosphate aldolase, which gives rise to MTLKEILQHASQEHWSTGHFNASEFDQVRAIAEACKEVGAPAIIGTSEGERKHMGLIEALAVRDAFRKDFGIPIFLNADHCKSVESAKETVEAGYDSVHIDLSKLSLEDNIGGTKEIVASAREKDKDISVEGEVGYFVTEASKVYKEVFEIPPESLTKPEEAERFVKETGVDRLAIAVGNIHGISLNEPHLDIARIKAIRERISKEVTLVLHAGSGIPEDQIRAAIEAGIANIHISTELRLAFVNALKESLATELDEVAMYKLDQSAIVAMKELVKEKLRLFGSEDKLKGRR
- a CDS encoding carbohydrate kinase family protein → MIYDFIAIGDTATDAFIRLKDASVHCDIDRERCVICMRFKDKIPYEAVYVVPAVGNSANASVAASRLGLKSALVSNIGDDYFGQECLDALKKEKVDTEFIKIHKDQKTNYHYVLWYEDDRTILIKHEEFEYSLPEIDKPKWVYFSSLAGNSLPFHKIVEKYLYDHPSIKLAFQPGTFQIKAGKDVLKKIYERSDVFLCNKEEAQRILGTDEKEIKKLLQMMHKLGPKIVVITDGPAGAYASDGQNAWSMRSYPDPKPPYERTGAGDAFSSTFVVALCLGLDVPEALRWAPINSMSVVQYVGAREGLLSRKKLEEYLAEAPADYFPKKI
- a CDS encoding D-glycerate dehydrogenase, with product MKIFVTRQIPNKGIDMVKSKGYEVVISPHGRVLKKEELIDFLKKDRYDAVLSLLTDKIDAEVLDTAKASGVKIFANYAVGFDNIDTKTATERGIMVTNTSGVLTDTVAEHTFALMLAIAHRIAESDRFTHAGKYIGWEPMLLLGTDISKKVFGIVGLGRIGSRVAHHAVKGFDMKVIYHDVKRSEDFEKEFAAEFRENVDDVFREADFVSIHVPLLPTTRHLVDSRRLKLMKKSAYLINTSRGPIVDEKALVEALKNGTIRGAALDVYENEPELAPGLTELENVILTPHTASATEETRQAMSELAAKNIIEALEGRPPPNLVRI
- a CDS encoding 50S ribosomal protein L25/general stress protein Ctc, which produces MELKAQPRTELGKKVKALRRAGFLPAVVYGEKVKSQPIAVPYKDFEKVYREAGESTLIKLDVDGKSHNVLIHDIKNDPLKGIPLHADFYAVRMDKEIRTKVSIEFFGESPAVKNEGGILVRVMQELEVEALPQDLPRELRIDLSGLAAFGSKLFVKDIPTPKGVKILAEPDEVVVLIEAPRSEEELAALEQVSTAAAPEEVKTEREIKEETKVVEETAGEEKEE